In Nitrosococcus halophilus Nc 4, the genomic stretch CGATGGCGAAGGTTTTGTGGCGGTCAGTCCCGAAGCCCGAGCCCGGTTTTGGGCCGCCCGGAACCGGACCGCGGCCATTGCCGCCCATACCAATGCCTTTAAGATCAATGAAGATGTGGTCATTCCTCTGGAAAAGCTCGCGGACTACAACGACGGCATTGAGCGGATCAATATCGAACAATCCACGAGCAATAAGCTGACCATGATTGAGGCGGTGTTGGCGTACTTGGATTCAGACCCGCCGGAACTCCACCCCAGTGAGTTGGAACACCAGGCAAGTGACGAGAGCGAGACCATTATTGCCGCCAAGAGGGAAGCTGCCCGGACCCAATTGAGAGAAGTCCGGGATCGTTGGCAGGCCATCCTGACGCAGATAGATGGTTCCGCCCAGGAAGCGGAATCCCTCTTGGATGAAGGCGCGCGGGAGCGGTTACGGTCCGGGGATACCCTCTTTGATCTGTTGCAGCGGCGGGATCTGCGAATCTCCTACCGGCGGGAAGTGGAACAGCCCCTTAAAGAGATTTTTGGGGGCCTGGAATTTGCCCGCTTGCGGGAGCAGTTGGATCGCCTCCATGCCAAAATCCGCTCCAGCCGTTTGTTCGTGGCCACCCATATGCATGCGGGGGATGGCAACGTCCACACCAATATTCCGGTGAACTCCAATGATTACGCCATGATGCGGGAGGCGGAGCGGATCGTGGAGCGGGTAATGGTCTTGGCAGGGCAATTGGGGGGCGTGATTTCCGGGGAGCATGGCATCGGTATTACCAAGATGCAGTTCATGGCGAGGGAGGAAATCGAGGCCTTTGCCCGTTATAAAATGGAAGTAGATCCCACCGGAGCCTTCAACCGGGGCAAGTTGTTGCCGGGCTCCGGATTGGAGCGGGCCTACACTCCCTCCCTGCGCTTGTTGGAGCAAGAAGCCCTTATCTTGGAAGCCAGTGAGTTGGGGGATCTGAATAATGACATCAAGGACTGCCTCCGTTGCGGTAAGTGCAAGCCCGTCTGTACCACCCACGTTCCCCGGGCCAATTTGCTGTATTCTCCCCGGGATAAGATTCTGGCCACCGGCCTTTTGATTGAGGCTTTCCTCTATGAGGAACAAACCCGGCGGGGCATTTCCGTGCGCCACTTTGGGGAGATGAATGATGTGGCCGACCACTGCACTATCTGCCATAAGTGCGAAAGCCCTTGTCCAGTGAACATCGACTTTGGCGATGTCACTATCAAGATGCGCTCCATTCTCAAGGCCCATGGGCGGCGGCGGGCCAATGTGGGGGCCTGGGCTTCCATGGCCTTTTTGAATGTCACCGATCCGGCCACCATCAAGTTGATGCGCAAGGCCATGATTGAGTGGGGCTATAAGGGCCAGCGCCTGGCCCATGGGTGGGCTAAGCGTCTGAGGTTGTTGGGCAACGGTAAAAAGCGCCCACTCCCCACCACCGGGAAAACCCCCATACGGGCCCAAGTCGTCCACTTCATGCGCAAACCTATGCCGGGAGGGCTGCCTACCCAGACCACCCGCGCCATGCTAGGGGTGGAAGACGATAAACTGATTCCTATTTTGCGCAACCCTCATAAAGCCAGCGAAGATGCCGAGGCCGTGTTTTATTTTCCCGGCTGTGGCTCCGAGCGGCTTTTCAGTCAGGTGGGGTTGGCGACTTTAGCCATGCTCTATGAGGTGGGGGTACAGACGGTCCTACCGCCGGGGTATCTGTGTTGCGGTTATCCCCAGACCTCTAGCGGCGATACCAAGAAGGGGCAAGCCATCTCCACCGCTAATCAGGTCTTGTTTCATCGGGTCGCCAACACCCTCAATTATTTGGATATCAAGACGGTGATCGTTTCCTGCGGCACTTGCATGGATCAGCTCTTGAAGTATCAATTCGAGCAGATTTTTCCAGGGTGCCGTTTGCTGGATATCCATGAATTTCTCATGGAGAAAGGGCTCTCCTTGGAAGGGGTCAGTGGGGTCCGTTATATGTACCATGATCCCTGCCACACGCCCATGAAATCCTATGCCCCCCTGGAGGTGACTTCCCGCCTGGTAGGCCAGCAGGTCACCCTCTCCGATCGTTGCTGTGGCGAAGCCGGGACTTTTGCGACCGCCCGCCCTGATATTGCTACCCAGGTTCGGTTCCGCAAGGAAGAAGAGATCAAAAAAGGAGTCAAGCAGTTAACAGGGCAAGAAGTGGCCACTTCAGGCCAGGTGAAAATGCTGACTTCCTGTCCGGCCTGTCAACAGGGTTTGGAACGTTATGCCGGGGCCACCGGCGTTGAGACCGATTATATCGTGGTGGAGTTGGCTAATAATCGCTTAGGCGAGGGATGGCAGCAGGCCTTTATTGAAAAAGCCAATTACGGGGGAATCGAGCGGATATTATTGTGACCAGCCCTTGATAGTCCCTGGGGGAGCATTTCCAACTCCCTTTGCTCGAAGCAGGGGAGGTCGCGGGGCTTTGCGCCCCCAGGGAGGCTTATGGGGAGCACCATTTGTTCACTTGCTTCTGGGCTTCCTGGAGTTTCTGGGTACGCTCGGAATCCGAGTAATAATGGCGTTCGCCGTTTTCATCCATCTTAAAGAGACGCCTAGCGCTTTCAATGAGATGAAGTCGGCTTTTGGCGGCGGCGCAGTTGCGGCTGCGCTGTTCTTTTTGTTTTCGTGCTTCCTCTTCTGCCTGTTGCTTTTGCTTCCGTTCTTCTTGCCAGGTTTGGAGTAACTCCTTTTGTTTTGCCTGGCGCCCATTCTCCAAGAGGAGGGGGTTGGATGAGGATCGGGATTTGATTTCCACGGTTTCTTGCGCAACCACGCCCCGGCAGGGCCGATCCGCGTAGTGGATTCGGCCCTGTTCGTCTATGCACTTATAAACCCCCCCGGCTTGGGAAAGGGTCACCCAGCCCCCTGCCAGGATCGCTATGACAACCCGCCTTTTTTCCATATCTTTCGACTCCTCTGCATTAGGAAATGATTGAGTAGATTAACGGCCGTTTTTGGCAATTCTGCACTTAGGTTGTCTTCTATAGCCTCTGCGTGCGTACGGCGCATGCTACTTGTCTGCTCCAAGCGATAGCGATAGGCCGATTAAACTTTCTTAACGTGCGTACAGTACACGCTACTTGTCTGGCCCGGATTCAGAACCTAAATCCGATTGTCTGCGAAATCAGGGGACTTGGGGGCCGCGATTTTTTGTGTAGATGAAAAGCAGGTTTATAGCCGCTTCCTCCTTGCTTCAAAATACCCAGTGGTTACTTAATATTAATTTAATTCAATAACTTATGTTTAATTTTTAGTGGTAGTAGTGAGGCTAATTAAGCGCCCAATGCGTTAATTAATGATAATGATTTGCGCTTTTATATAATGTTGTGTTTACTATGCCATCTTTTTTATCTACTGCTGTAATGTTCCCGAGGGAGGGTAAGATTAGTGAGAAAAAAAAATAGCTTGCTGGGAATGGGGTTGACGGCAGCCACGTTGGTGGCGAGTTTGCCTTTACAGGCGGCTGAAATGCCGAAGACCATGGAGGAAATGTGGGAAATCATTCAGGCCCAACAAAAGGAAATCGAAACTCTTAAGGCTAAGTCGCAAGGGTTAGAGGAGGAGACCCAATCGGAAGCTTCTGAAAAAGCCACTGAAACCACCTCCACCGCCGACGAGGGCGGGCAGACAAAAGAGCAGGTCAAGGAACTGGAACGTAAGACCGACGTTCTCGCCGAAGCCGTGGAGAAATTACGGACCGAGCTCTATATTCCCGAAGAATTCGAATACAAGAGCATGTATGGTTTGGGGCCAGCGGCCTCCAAAGTCTACCAGGTGGGTAAGGGCCTTTCTATCGGCGGTTATGGCGAAGGTCGATACCAAACTTTTGTGAATGGGGACAAGGAGGATAATGCTGATTTTGTGCGGTTAGTACTCTATGCCGGCTACAGGTTCACGGATCGGATACTTTTTAATAGTGAGATTGAATTTGAGCATGCTTCCACCGGTAAGGAAGGATCGGTTTCCGTCGAGTTCGCCGCCTTGGACTTCTTGCTGGATCCTCGGGCCAATATCCGTGCCGGTTTAGTGTTGCTCCCAATGGGGTTCCTTAACCCCATCCATGAACCGCCTTTCTATTTCGGCAATAACCGTCCCGAGGTTGAGCGGCGGATTCTTCCCAGTACTTGGCGGGAGAATGGGGTAGGTCTCTTTGGTGAACTTTGGCCAGGCTTGACCTATACCACTTATGCGGTTAATGGCCTGGATGCTTCAGGGTTTGACTCTAGCGGTATCCGGGGTGGCCGTCAAAGCGGCAGCAAAGCCTTGGCGGAAGATTTAGCCTTTGTGGGCCGTTTGGACTACGCGCCTCCCGGAATGCCTGGGCTTTCCTTTGGGGGTTCTGCCTATGTGGGCAATTCGGGGCAAGATCAAACCTTTGCGGGGGAAGAACTGGATGTCTTCACTCAACTCTATGAAGGCCATATTCAGTGGCAATATCGGGGCTGGTGGTTCCGGGCCTTGGGTGCTTGGGGCAGTATTGATGATGCCGAAGTGCTCAGTGCCGCTAAAGGGGAAACCGTTGGCGAGAACAATTTTGGCTGGTACACCGAGCTGGCCTATAATGTGCTGCCATTAATCTGGCCGGAAACCACCCAGTACCTGGCGCCCTTCTTCCGTTTTGAGCAGTTGGATACCATTGCCAGCACGCCATCGGGATTTAGGGATAATGGTGCTTTTGATCGGGATATCTACCAGTTTGGTGTGAACTATAAGCCTATTCCCAATGTGGTTATTAAGGCAGACTACCGCAACTTCGAAGCCGAAGATGGCCGCCCCGCCGATGAATTTAACCTGGGGCTCGGTTTCATTTTCTAGCCTGGAAGTATTATGTATATAGCCTTGGGCAGGACCCGTATTCACGGGTCCTGCCTTACTGATAATGGAACCGATGAATACGTTTAAGCAGGGGAGGAGTGCTCTTCTCATCCTATTGATGGGAGTACTGGTGGCATCAAATGCCATGGGCACGATTTATTACGGTAAGAAGGAGGCCTTGGAACTGGCCTTTGGCGAAGAAGCCCAGGTTGAGATGCAGTCTCTTTTTCTTACCGAAGAGCAAGTGGCAAAAATTGAACAACTTGCCCGGACCAAACTCGAGTCCAAGTTGTTTACTTTTTATGTGGGACGCCATGAGGGCAAGCTTCTGGGCTATGCGGCGATTGAGTCCCATACGGTGCGTACTAAACCGGAGACCTTGCTGATTATTCTGACCCCCACCGGTGAATTGGATCAGATCCATGTACTTGCCTTCCATGAACCCCCCGAGTATCAGCCGCCAGAACGTTGGTTCGCCCAGCTTTACCGCCGTCAACTGAGCGAGCTCAATCTCAATTACGGCATTCAGGGCATCACGGGGGCCACCCTGAGTTCACGGGCGGCAACGAGCAGCGCCCGTAAAGTGCTTGCCATTTATCAAATTGCCATTAAAGAGAAAGCGGACTGATGGGTTGTGGGCTTGCTTCAAGGCAAGCTTCCAATGCCGCCAAAATTCGTCCGCGTGATTTTGTCGAGACCCAGGAAGGGTTGATCTTTTCCGTAGTCACCCACCATCAGGAAGAGGGGCGGGCCTTAGGCGTACTGCGCTATGTGAAAAAAGGCGCCTGTTGGCGTAAGGTCAATACCCCACAGGCGGATAGCCTACTGGAAACTCATTACCCCTACTATCTTTATGACTCTCCCCGGTTGGATGCCAGACTCCATGGCGTTCCTGTAACCAGGGTGGTTAGGCACTATCAGTCCCAGCTAAGGTTGGCGGAAATTCTTACCCCATCCTCGGGGGATGAGATTGAGGAGAAGGTGAGGGGACTGGTTCAACTCTTTGAGGCGGGAGGGCTTTATTCCCAAAATTTAGGCATTACCGGTTCATTGCTTATTGGCGTCCAGCAGGTGGGTTCCGATATTGATTTGGTGGTGTATGGTCAGAAGAATTTTCAGCAAGCCCGAAGGATTATTAAGCAGGCGCTCACCAAAGGGCAGTTAGACCCGCTCGATGAAACTCTTTGGCGTGAGACTTATAAGCGGCGGGGGTGTAGCTTAGATTTTCAGGAATATCTATGGCATGAGCGGCGTAAGTATAACAAGGCGGTTTGGGAAGGGACCAAATTCGATATTGTGCTCGTTTCAAGACCCGAAGAAATTAAAGGGGATTCTCGGTATTTTCATAAACAAGGTAAGAGAAAGTTGCAGGCTCAGATCAAGGATGGAAGCGAAGCTTTTGCTTATCCCGCCCGCTATCGCTTGGTGCATGCTGAGATAGACACGGTAGTGGCTTTCTCCCATACTTACGTGGGGCAAGCCGAGACCGGCGAATGGGTTGAAGTTGTTGGCCAGCTAGAACGGGCTAGTGATGGCGAACTTCGAATAGTCGTCGGGTCCAGTCGCGAAGCCCTGGGAGAATACATTAAAGTGATCCCCTTGCCTTAGTTGACAAAGAACTATATCAAATATAAGTTTTGGGGTTCTACGTAAATCTAGGAGATAAAGGATAAGCACAATGCAGTCAACTGTTTGGTTTATAACACTCGCTTGCGTAGCGTTGCTTGCGGCGGTGTTTTACTATGTGATCAGCAATTCTAAAACACCCGAGGAATATCCGCCCATCCAGAAAAAATGGTATAGCTTTCGCGGTAAGTGGTTCCTTTTTCTGGCTGGTTTGTGGGTGGTGGTGACTTTCGCCACACTCATGCCATTTCCTATCGCCCCTCAGGCCCAAGCGTATAGCGGCGATGGTTATCAGGTAGTTGATGTCAGTGGGCATCAATGGTACTGGACCATGAGCACCGATACCGTCGTGGCCGGTAAGCCCGTGGCATTTCAAGTAACGGGTGCCGATGTCAACCACGGTTTGGGTATCTATGACGAAGATTTAACGCTAGTGGCTCAGGTCCAGGCCATGCCAGGCTACACCAATAAGCTGATTTATACTTTTGATGAGCCGGGTAAGTACCGCATTCTCTGCTTAGAGTATTGCGGATTGGCGCACCATGCCATGATAGCTGAGTTGAATGTAGAAGCAGCGAGCTAGGTGTGCAAAGCACGGGGAGAGAGAATAGCGGAGATAATATATGAGTACAACAACATTAAGTGGGACAGTAAGTTATAGTGAGGCAGAGAACCAGGGCGCGCTGGTTGCGGTAAAAACGCACCTGATTGTTGGGATCTTGGTTTTCTTATTAATGATGCTGGCGGGTGCGGTAATGCGTGCCGCCCAGGGCAACATGTTTACGATTAGCCCAGACCTGTTTTACCAGTTCATGACGGTACATGGAGCCGGCATGGTGGGTACCGCGGGGATTGCCTCGACCGGGGTACTGTGGTATTTCCTGCGCCAGTACGTGCAGTTAAGCACCAAGATATTCTGGATCAATTTTGGTATCTTTCTCACTGGCGTGGTATTAATTCTAGGCTCGATTTTCCTCGGAAAATACGGGGGTGCCTGGACTTTCTTGTATCCCTTGCCGGGGATTTCTCTCGGCGCTTGGTCTGCTGGTGCTGCTGCGGCATTCCTGCTGGGGTTACTGGTCATTGGTACGGGCTTCCTCATTCTCTATTTGGATGTGGGCCGCGCCATTCTTGCTCGTTACGGCAGCTTTGGGCGGGCGCTGGGGTTACCGCAATTATTTGGTAAGGAGCCGGTAGACACTTCTCATCCGCCGACGGTGGTGGCCGGGACTATGGTACTCATTGTTAATTTCCTGGGCATTGCAGCAGGTGCCGTAGTTTTGGTGATGATGCTGGTGAACCTCTATAATCCAGAGTTCAAGCCCGATGCCCTGCTAATTAAGAATTTGATCTATTTCTTCGGTCACGTGTTTATCAACGCGACCATCTACGCTTCAGTGACGGCGGTTTATGAGTTATTGCCCCGTTACACTGGCCGTCCTTGGAAAACGTCGAAAGTCTTTTATGCCGCTTGGTTAGCCATCGTCTTCATGGTGATGGCGGTCTATCCTCACCACTTGATGATGGACTTTGCCATGCCTCCCTGGGCGCTGATTGTCGGTCAAGTGCTCTCCTATGGTAGCGGTGTGCCCGTCATGGTGGTCACCGGCTATGGTGCTTTGATGATCGTGTACCGCTCTGGAATTCAATGGAATACCACCACCAAACTGCTCTTTCTCTCCATGTTTGGTTGGGCGGCAGGGGTTATTCCGGCGATTATCGATGCCATGGTGACCGTCAACCGTGTTTTCCATAACACCTTGTGGGTGCCCGGCCATTTCCACTTTTATCTGCTCCTAGGCCTATTGCCTATGATCTTTGGGTTTGCCTACCATCTTCTCGGTGAAGCAAAGGAAGGGGGAACCACCATGGCGGATCGGCTTGGTTTCTACAGCTTCCTGGGGGGTGGCTTGTTGTTGGCTTTCACCTTCCTGGCTAGTGGTGCCAGCAGCATTCCCCGTCGGTGGGCAGTTCACATGGACGAGTGGATCCCGATGGCCCATTGGGGGACGCTGGCGGCGATTTTAGTCGTCCTAGGGGTTCTGCTATTTACTTGGCGTGCCCTGACTGCGCTTCCACGGGCACCGGAACCTAGCTAATAGGCAGCCCGAGTGAACTTGAGATGATACAAACCTCTGTTGTTGACTCTTTATGGCAATAGCAGAACCGACAACCTTTTAGGTTGGCACTGGGGGCGGCATGCTTTCATATATAGAGAAGGCGTGCCGCCTTTATCGGTTCTGGTTTTTAAGATTATTAGCGATTATCCTGTGTTATTGAATGCACCTCTTCCCTTGAGTTGGGTTCAGATAAATTCTACTGCCCTGGTGCCTAATATTTGAACCAGGTTTTAAGGAGGATTGTAGAGATGAAAACTCTGTTTTTGAGCACTCTCCTGGCAATGGCGGGTCTGGCAACCCTCTGGTTTGGCACCGATGGCGGCCGGGCTTTTACCGCGGAAGAGGCGCGTCGTCTTGAGGTGCGCGAACATCCAAAACCCGTTCCCAATTGGCAACTGGAGAATCAGGATGCTAAGGCAATCGCCTTGGGGAATTGGCAGGGGCAATATGTGGTAGTAGATTTCATCTACACCAGTTGTCCCAGTGTTTGTCTGACATTGAGCAGCGGGATGCAAAGTCTTCGGAAAGAATTTAGCGAAGCGTTAGAGAAGGAGAAGCTGCATTTATTGAGTATCAGCTTTGACCCGGAAAAGGATACGCCAGAGCGGCTTCGAACCCATCTTTCCCATTTCTCCGGTGACGGGGAGCAGTGGGTAGCGGCGCGACCGACCCATCCTGTGGAGAAAAAAGCAATTCTGGATTTTTTCAAGGTGACGGTTATTCCCGATGAAATGGGCGGCTATACTCACTCTGCAGGTTACCATGTGATTGATACCCAGGGGCGGCTGGTTGCTATTTTTGGGGTGGAGGAATATCCAAAGTTGCAAGAGTACCTGACCATAGCCCTTGCTGAAGGAGAGAGCCATGAAGGTTAGACAGGGGTGGTATTTGCCCTGCTTGGTGTGGGGGGTGCTCGCGCTGCCGCCTTTACGGTACGCCTTGGAGTTGAGTATGGTGACCCACATGTTAGTGCAGTTACCGGCTTTGGCGTTCCTAGGGTGGTGGTTGGGGCAGACCCTTCCTGAAGAATTTAAGCGCAAAATCGCCCCCTGGAACCGATGGGGCATCACGGGTATGGTTTTGGTCGTTGTGACCGTGCTTTACTGGATGTTGCCCCGCGCCCTGGATGCCGCTATTTCGGAACCCGCCTTTGAAATGATTAAATTTATTACGGTGCCGTTGTTTATCGGTACCGCCCTTAACTTGAGCTGGTTCCAGCTAAGTTCCATAGCCCAGGGCGTGTTGAAGCTAGAGTTCTGGGCCATGTTTATGCGTTTAGGTTGGCTGTATATGGTGCTTCCAGACCGCCTTTGTGCCAACTACTTGCTAGGGGAACAACGCATTCTTGGCCGTGCTTTGCTCATTCTTGGGAGTATTTGGGCCGCGAGTTGGACGCTGCGCATTTTATTTGGGGTGAGGTGGCGAAAACCTCGGCTATTAGCGCCTAGCTCTTCATTACCAGAAAAGAAATAAGCGAACTAACCTAATATTGCAAGAAAACTACTGCAATATTAGGTTAGTGGCTTTTTGCTAATAAGGGCGTACTAAGGTTAATAACCTGCGGCTCGGGGTGGGAACCATTCGACCCGGAGCGAGGAGCGCAGTTCGTTCTTGTTTTTGATTACATCGGCCAAGGTGTACCGATTCAACACCGCCAGAAATGCGCACCGTGCTTCCCAAAAGACGTCTTTTAATTGGCAGCAGGAGGAAATAGAGCAAGTATTGTGGGTGGTGTTGAAACATTCAGCCACATCAAATCGTCCCTCTGTTTGTTGCACTATCCGTCCTAGGTTGATTTTCTCAGGTGCCTGAGACAGGCGCATGCCCCCGCCCTTGCCCCGAGTCGTATCAATATACCCTAAGTTTGCAAGATTATGGACGACCTTGCCCAGGTGGTTACGGGAAATATTGTAACTGCTGGCGATTTCGCTAATTGTAGCCAATTGCTCGTCATGAAGGCTAAGATAAATCAAAACCCGCAGCGAATAATCCGTGTATTGTGTCAGTTGCATTGCCTCTCCTTATGAGAACTCGTATGAGTTATTTTTAATTATAGATTACAAATACAGTTTATATCTTGGATAGTTTTAAGTCGAATCAATCAATAAGTTACTTTAATTGATTTTAGCTATCCGTTAGATGTGGCGCCACTGGTGTGTAATGGTGCGCCGAATCCGCCACCGCCTGGAGTCTCAATAATAAAGATATCCCCTATCCCCATTTGGGCTTGCCCGCAGCTAGATAGTTCCACTACTGAGCCATCAACACGTTCGATCCAGTTTCGACCCACTTGGCCGGGTTCCCCCCCTGCCATGCCAAAGGGGGGAATTTTCCGATGGCTGGAGATAATCGCGGCAGTCATCGGTTCCAGAAAACGGAACCGGCGCACAGTCCCATTCCCCCCTGGATATCGGCCGTTGCCGGCAGATTCTTTGCGAATCTCAAATGACTCTAAGAGGACTGGGAAACGCCATTCCAATATTTCCGGATCGGTAAGGCGAGTGTTGGTGATATGGGTATGGACTGCATCGGCACCCTTGAAATTTGGACCGGCGCCGGCGCCGCCACAAATGGTTTCATAATATTGATATTGTTCATTCCCAAAAGTGAAATTATTGCAGGTTCCTTGGGAGGCCGCCACTACTCCCATAGCGCCCAACAGGGCGTCAACAATATATTGGGAGGTTTCCACATTACCCGCCGCCACTGCCGCCGGGTAGCAGGGGTTTAAGAGACAGTGTTCGGGGATAACAATCTTTAGCGGTTTAAAAATTCCTCCATTAAGGGGGATATCGGCTTTAACCAAGCAACGAAAGACATAAATGACAGCGGCCATGGTCACGGCAGCCGGGGCATTAAAGTTCCCCAGATGCTGGGGGCTGGTACCGGAAAAATCGATAAGGGCCTGAATGCCCTCTTGTGGGGAGGGCTCCTCGATGCGGATGCTCACCTTAATCTTGCTGCCATCATCCATGGGGTAGGTGAAACTGCCGTCTTTGAGGGTTTCGAGAACGCGGCGCACCGAGGTTTCGGCATTATCTTGAACGTGCTTCATATAGGCCTGCACCACCTCAAGTCCAAAATGATCTACCATGCGTCGAAGTTCTTGCACTCCTTTCTCACAGGCAGCCACTTGGGCTTTAAGGTCCGCCAGATTCTGTGGGATATTGCGGGCCGGATAGGGACCGCTGCTGAGCAAGGCCACGACTTCCTGTTCCAGAAACCGTCCTCCCTCGAGCAATTTAACGTTGTCGATGACGATCCCTTCCTGGTCAATCGTTTGGCTATAGGGGGGCATGGAGCCGGGCGTAATGCCTCCAATATCTCCGTGGTGCCCCCGTGCGGCGACATAAAAGAGGAGCTGGGCTTCTGACTTATCAAATACCGGCTTCACGACCGTCACATCGGGTAAATGAGTCCCCCCGTTGTAGGGTGTGTTGAGCATAAAAACATCGCCGGGAGAAATATGTTCCCTATGGTCGCGAATCACCGCTTTAATGCTGGCGCTCATGGATCCCAGGTGGACTGGAATATGTAAGGCATTGGCGACAAGATCCCCCTGTTGATCGAAGATCGCGCAGGAGAAATCCAGACGTTCCTTGATGTTGACCGAGGAGGCGGTTTTTTTGAGAACTGCGCCCATTTGATCAGCGATGGATGTGAATAGGTTGTTAAAAATTTCCAGCATCACTGGATCAGCCTGGGTCCCTATGTCTAGCTGCTTAGGCAGCGGTATCATTCGAGTAAGAACGAGATCCCGCCGGGGAGTGAGTTCTGCTTCCCAGCCAGGCTCCACAACGGTGGTGCTATTGGTCTCAATGATGATGGCCGGGCCGCTGACTCGGTCATGGGGTTGCATTGCCTCCCGCTGGTAAATGGGGGTGTCTTGGGTTTTCCCGCCCAGGGTTGCCGTGACCGTGGCTATCGTCGGCACGGTTCCCTGTCGCGGCGGAGGGGATT encodes the following:
- a CDS encoding hydantoinase B/oxoprolinase family protein — its product is MKQVQARRGWQFWIDRGGTFTDIVAKAPDNTIKTHKLLSENPSHYRDAALQGIRDLLGLGPQDPIPATRIDSVKMGTTVATNALLERRGEPTVLVTTQGFGDALRIGYQNRPHLFALHIKLPEMLYQQVIEVDERYSAGGEVLQPLNLDTVRQQLQSCYDRGLRSVAIVFMHAYRYPHHEQTVARIARDIGFTQISTSSEVSPLMKLVSRGDTTLVDAYLSPILRRYVDHVAAELGDTRLLFMQSNGGLTEAHCFQGKDAILSGPAGGVVGMARTSELADFHQVIGFDMGGTSTDVSHYAGEYERAFETEVAGVRIRTPMMQIHTVAAGGGSILHFDGARYRVGPDSAGAQPGPACYRKGGPLTVTDCNVMLGKLQPEFFPKVFGPHANQPLDEAIVQEKFTALAAEIKTATGDDRTPLQVAEGFLAIAVENMANAIKRISIQRGYDVSEYGLCCFGSAAGQHACLVADALGMKRALIHPYAGLLSAYGMGLADLRSLREMAVEAPLREELMPTLAATFDQLMAQGEQEILAQGVAQECISSVRKLHVRYQGTDTALLVNFDHQTEIAAEFAKVYKQAFGFLMPEKPLIVESAQIEVIGRNPLWSDPTSFESPPPRQGTVPTIATVTATLGGKTQDTPIYQREAMQPHDRVSGPAIIIETNSTTVVEPGWEAELTPRRDLVLTRMIPLPKQLDIGTQADPVMLEIFNNLFTSIADQMGAVLKKTASSVNIKERLDFSCAIFDQQGDLVANALHIPVHLGSMSASIKAVIRDHREHISPGDVFMLNTPYNGGTHLPDVTVVKPVFDKSEAQLLFYVAARGHHGDIGGITPGSMPPYSQTIDQEGIVIDNVKLLEGGRFLEQEVVALLSSGPYPARNIPQNLADLKAQVAACEKGVQELRRMVDHFGLEVVQAYMKHVQDNAETSVRRVLETLKDGSFTYPMDDGSKIKVSIRIEEPSPQEGIQALIDFSGTSPQHLGNFNAPAAVTMAAVIYVFRCLVKADIPLNGGIFKPLKIVIPEHCLLNPCYPAAVAAGNVETSQYIVDALLGAMGVVAASQGTCNNFTFGNEQYQYYETICGGAGAGPNFKGADAVHTHITNTRLTDPEILEWRFPVLLESFEIRKESAGNGRYPGGNGTVRRFRFLEPMTAAIISSHRKIPPFGMAGGEPGQVGRNWIERVDGSVVELSSCGQAQMGIGDIFIIETPGGGGFGAPLHTSGATSNG